AACGCTATTATCAATACAGGTGCATTAATTTCTGCCTATGTTTTAAAATAATTCATACAATTTACATAATTTCACTTTGAATGATGAAACTTTTTTCATAGAATTACGTTTAATAATTATGAATTGAAGTAATTTATTTGAAAAAAAGAAAAAGGGAGGGGATTTTGTGAAAAGAAATAAAGTCTTTTCATTTGCCGGGGTATTTGTTCTGCTATTGGGAATCATACTTACTGGTTGTCAATCTGTTGGAGGAGTAGACATAAACAAAGCACTTATATCACAGTTAGATGTATCTACATATGAAGGTTCTGGGGAATATTCTTTCGAATTTATTGTTGATGAAAGTGTAGAACTATCAGAAGATGAGGAAAAAGTTTTAGAATATGTAAATAATGTGAAATTAGTAATCGATAATATTAAATCTGAAGATGCATTTAAACAATCTATGAAAGGATCTTTACAGTTACCTGTATTGGAAGACATTCCTTTTGAATTAGTTTTGAATCAGCATTATAGTGAACTTAATTACACATTTTTAATTGATGGTATTGAAAAACCAATTCATTTGGGATTAGATTCAATAGAAGAAATTTCTAATGAATCATTTGATTCGTTATCTGATCTTGAAGATTTTCAACAAACGAGCATAGACTTGCAAAAACTTATTGCTGATTTTATTCTTAGCAACTCACCGAACCCATCAACTGTTACGGTTGATAGTGTAGAAGAGGAAATCAATGGGGAAGATGTTGATTTAAAGAAAGTTCATATTAAAATCGATGGCAGTGAATTGCTACCTTTATTGGTAGAAACGATTCAAAACATGTTTGAAGATGAAGAGAAACTAAAGCAATTAATTACAGAATTGTATGATTTATATATGCCAATTATGGAATCTGTAATGACAGAAGAAGATCTATTGGATCCTAGCATGCAATTGATGTTAAATAAAGATCTAGCTATTGAGTACCTCTATACAACATTAATAACTGAAGTTAAACCTTTTGTAGAAGAATTAGATTCGATGTTAGAGGAATTTAATAACGATCCAATTTTAAACGCTATTTTCAGCGAAGAAAATTATTTAACATTGGATTTATACGTGGATAAAGATTTAAACATTCGCAAAGAAGCAATGGAATTAGTCATTCAACCTGAAATGGAAGAGTTTTCTGCAATTAAAGGATTTAAATTTTATGGTGAAAATGAAATGTGGAATATAGATGGAGATGTAGAAATAGACGAAATTGATACTACGAATGCAATAAACATTATGGATATAGAAAATGCTTCTTCTCCTGCGTTTTTGTTTAAAGAAATGGATAAAACATCTTCTTTATATCAATTGTTAAGTTTAATGGAACTGAATCAAATGGAAGTTTTATTGTATCCTCAGGATGATAAAGAGCTAGCGCATCTTTATGATGAGCCATTTGTAGAAAATGGAGTAACTTATGCACCATTACGTTATGTTTCTAATGAATTGGATGCTAGTGTGAAATGGGATGGAGATACTAAACAGATTAACATTGTTGACAACATAACGGGTAAAGAACTTGTTTTTGCAATTGACAACAATGAAGTGTTGGTAGATGGTGAAGCTGTTCAACTGGAAACAAACGTAATTATTATTGATGGAAAATCCTTTGTACCGCTTAGATTTATTGTAGAGAATTTAGATAGTGAAATTTATTATGACAATGATATAAAACGTATTACGATAACAAAAGAATATTAAAAAAAACAAAATAGAAAACGGGTATTGGTGATTTACACCAATACCTTTTTTTGTTTGCTTAAATCTCAATATTCAACTTAATAACTTCCTTAAATTGAATGGACATGGAGTGAATACATTGGAACTTAGAAAAAGCGATATCTGAGTTGAGAATTAATTTATGATGTCGGAGCAATTGTATTTTATTTAAAAGCAATTTGTTGGCAAATACCAGACTTTTCTGTGCAAAAGTATATAAAACAGTTAGAAAACGTGCATGAGAAAATCAAAGAGAAAGGTTTTATAGAAGCAAGGTCACATCGGTTTTTGATTGTAGCTCAGAAAGAATAGTTAAAATGAAAAAGTTGTCCTGTTATAGGGCAACTTTTTTAGCGTTGGTTGATCTTAATTCATTAGCAAATGGTATTCATAAACTACCTACTGAATTGTGATAAGATAGATTAATATAAATCATAGAGAGAAATGAATTAGGAGGGAATCATTTTGACAACAACCAAACTATATATCACCAGACACGGTCAAACAGAATGGAATTTAGAAAAAAGAATGCAGGGTCATAAAGATTCTCCATTAACTTCGTTAGGGATTCAACAAGCAGAATGGTTAGGAGAGTCATTGAATGATACAACGATTGATATTATTTATGCTAGTTCAAGTGGAAGAACAAGAAAAACAGCCGAGCTTGTTAGGAATCAAAGAGACATAGAGATTATTCAAGCAGATGTATTAAGAGAAATAAATATGGGAGAGTGGGAAGGTCAGGTAATTAGTGAACTTGAACAAAAATATCCAGAACAACACCATGCATTTTGGAAAACACCCCATTTATATGAACCAATAGGAGGAGAAAGTTTTCAAGATTTGCATAATCGGGTAATCCCGTTTGTAAAGGATATTTTATCAAAACATGAAGGGAAAACGATATTAATTGTAACTCATGGCCTTACATTAAAAACTATTATGTCTTACTTTGAAAAAAAAGAGTTGATTGATTTTTGGGATTCTCCACATATTTATCAAACTAGTCTTAGTATGGTAGAAATAGATGAACAGAATGAAGCTTTCATTCGTTTATATGGGGATACTTCTCATTATAAGGAATTGGCTTGATATAAAAATCTGTTATTTTATAAATAGTATATAGATTTTAGGTTAATAATTTTCATGAATAACCAAGTGTTTAACATTAGCACTTGGTTTTATTTATTTTGAAGACATCAAAAATCTATAGAATCAGAGTGATATTTTTTCTCTTATAAAATAATAGAGAATTTAATTTTTAAAAAGCGCTAAGTTAATATGTAAAATATCCCTTCAAAGCCAATTATATTTACTTGATTTAAATTCCACCTCATTTTATATTTAACGTTATCTTAGTGTTTTCTTAATGTTATTTTAATGTTTAATTAATATTGTAGAAGGAGAGTGGACAGATAGGGGGGGGGTTATTACATAAGAATTACTAGGAAAATATCTAAGAATATCATCTGGGAGGAATTTTTTATTCATGTTAAACAAAAGAAGTTTTCGATTTATTAATGTAATGTTAAGTTTTTTACTCATTTTTTCGTTATTGGTACCTACTGCAAATGCTGCACAGACCAATGGAGATAGACCATTACCAGTAGCAGAAAAAAAAGATAAATTAAAATTTCCTGACAAATTACCAAAAGGATCAGTTGTAGAGATACCTGAATGGCGAACAGCAAATACTAAACATTTTATTAAGGATGATGGTACGTTTGTTGCAGAAGTAAGTCAAGAAAGTATTTTTTATCAAGATAAGGAAACTAAGAAGTGGAAAGAAATTG
The window above is part of the Chengkuizengella sp. SCS-71B genome. Proteins encoded here:
- a CDS encoding copper amine oxidase N-terminal domain-containing protein, which codes for MKRNKVFSFAGVFVLLLGIILTGCQSVGGVDINKALISQLDVSTYEGSGEYSFEFIVDESVELSEDEEKVLEYVNNVKLVIDNIKSEDAFKQSMKGSLQLPVLEDIPFELVLNQHYSELNYTFLIDGIEKPIHLGLDSIEEISNESFDSLSDLEDFQQTSIDLQKLIADFILSNSPNPSTVTVDSVEEEINGEDVDLKKVHIKIDGSELLPLLVETIQNMFEDEEKLKQLITELYDLYMPIMESVMTEEDLLDPSMQLMLNKDLAIEYLYTTLITEVKPFVEELDSMLEEFNNDPILNAIFSEENYLTLDLYVDKDLNIRKEAMELVIQPEMEEFSAIKGFKFYGENEMWNIDGDVEIDEIDTTNAINIMDIENASSPAFLFKEMDKTSSLYQLLSLMELNQMEVLLYPQDDKELAHLYDEPFVENGVTYAPLRYVSNELDASVKWDGDTKQINIVDNITGKELVFAIDNNEVLVDGEAVQLETNVIIIDGKSFVPLRFIVENLDSEIYYDNDIKRITITKEY
- a CDS encoding histidine phosphatase family protein, with the translated sequence MTTTKLYITRHGQTEWNLEKRMQGHKDSPLTSLGIQQAEWLGESLNDTTIDIIYASSSGRTRKTAELVRNQRDIEIIQADVLREINMGEWEGQVISELEQKYPEQHHAFWKTPHLYEPIGGESFQDLHNRVIPFVKDILSKHEGKTILIVTHGLTLKTIMSYFEKKELIDFWDSPHIYQTSLSMVEIDEQNEAFIRLYGDTSHYKELA